In Paenibacillus sonchi, a single genomic region encodes these proteins:
- a CDS encoding aminotransferase class I/II-fold pyridoxal phosphate-dependent enzyme has translation MPQDWAARLLFVTPSRQFPTGAVLPLDRRRRLLEWARRQEALIVEDDYDSEFRWGGRPIEPLKALDREERVVYIGSFSNSMFSGLRLGYAVLPPWLIKPVTAAKALYEPLPGAQLEQRALARFMHTGGYGRHLRRMTRIYGERARIFRSLLSERLGLLFEPLPGDAGLHIYAHWRRSREEFAAFRAAALKRGTDFRDAALYRVVPGAPAACFSFAHLDSGQLEIGVNRLLLAWKDVQNRT, from the coding sequence GTGCCGCAGGATTGGGCGGCCCGGCTGCTGTTCGTTACGCCAAGCCGCCAGTTCCCCACTGGCGCGGTGCTGCCGCTGGACCGGCGGCGCCGTCTGCTGGAGTGGGCGCGCCGGCAGGAAGCGCTGATCGTTGAGGACGATTATGACAGCGAGTTCCGCTGGGGCGGGCGGCCCATAGAACCGCTGAAGGCGCTTGACCGCGAGGAGCGGGTCGTCTACATCGGCTCGTTCTCGAACAGCATGTTCTCCGGCTTAAGGCTGGGCTATGCGGTCCTGCCGCCCTGGCTGATCAAGCCGGTAACCGCCGCCAAAGCGCTGTATGAGCCGCTGCCGGGAGCCCAATTGGAGCAGCGCGCACTGGCGCGCTTCATGCATACCGGCGGCTACGGCCGTCACCTGCGGCGGATGACGCGCATTTATGGCGAGCGTGCCCGCATCTTCCGCTCCCTGCTGTCGGAGCGGCTCGGTCTGCTGTTTGAGCCGCTGCCCGGCGATGCGGGTCTGCATATCTACGCGCACTGGCGGCGCAGCAGGGAGGAATTCGCCGCCTTCCGGGCGGCGGCGCTTAAGCGCGGCACGGATTTCCGGGACGCCGCGCTGTACCGGGTCGTGCCGGGTGCGCCGGCCGCCTGCTTTTCTTTTGCCCATTTGGACAGCGGGCAGCTGGAAATCGGGGTCAATCGTCTCCTGCTGGCCTGGAAGGATGTGCAAAATAGGACATGA
- a CDS encoding aminotransferase class I/II-fold pyridoxal phosphate-dependent enzyme produces the protein MHRYKYLALYHALRAAILGGTLPGGTRLPSTRKLAELYAMSRGSASQVYDMLLADGYIRTETGRGTFVADDSFYPAEGERKGAAQEAEGEGAADMLKEPAPAGKPAEAAFDEAGMMEPADSAHCAEAGMAGAADSGGDPQAEGTMPVQESADPGETGYYAVQTGIIGNVHVPVASNAPNASDAAPTASLPGEPYSGKPLSSWGNRLMHQHVSIYEPADGAFVSFRSRGMLMEHFPYAEWRSALKYAGGKSGGLLEGYCPPQGEEGLRRAIAAHLRVTRGIRAEAEHIVLFSGSMQGIVLLAQLLLEPGSPAVVEDPGFHGIRRAVEISGESCCLAG, from the coding sequence GTGCACCGCTACAAATATCTGGCTCTGTACCATGCGCTGCGCGCAGCGATCCTTGGCGGGACTCTGCCGGGCGGGACAAGACTGCCGTCGACACGGAAGCTGGCGGAGCTGTACGCAATGTCACGGGGTTCGGCATCCCAGGTTTACGATATGCTGCTGGCTGACGGCTACATCCGGACAGAGACCGGCCGGGGCACCTTTGTCGCGGATGACAGTTTTTATCCGGCAGAAGGGGAGCGGAAGGGGGCAGCCCAAGAGGCCGAAGGTGAGGGTGCAGCGGATATGTTAAAAGAGCCTGCTCCTGCGGGGAAACCTGCTGAGGCAGCCTTTGATGAAGCGGGGATGATGGAGCCGGCGGATAGTGCCCACTGTGCAGAAGCGGGAATGGCCGGGGCGGCGGATAGCGGTGGTGATCCGCAGGCTGAGGGAACCATGCCAGTCCAAGAATCCGCCGATCCTGGGGAAACCGGTTATTATGCGGTACAAACTGGAATCATAGGTAATGTACACGTACCTGTTGCTTCTAATGCTCCTAATGCTTCTGATGCGGCCCCCACTGCTTCTTTACCGGGAGAGCCTTACTCCGGGAAACCGCTCTCCAGCTGGGGAAACCGGCTGATGCACCAACATGTCTCCATATATGAACCGGCGGATGGGGCATTCGTCAGCTTTCGGAGCCGGGGAATGCTGATGGAGCATTTTCCTTACGCCGAATGGCGGAGTGCGCTGAAATACGCCGGAGGCAAAAGCGGCGGGCTGCTGGAGGGTTATTGCCCGCCTCAAGGGGAAGAAGGCCTGCGGCGGGCCATTGCCGCCCATCTCCGCGTGACCCGGGGCATCCGGGCAGAAGCGGAACACATCGTGCTGTTCAGCGGCTCGATGCAGGGTATTGTTCTTCTGGCACAGCTGCTGCTGGAGCCAGGAAGCCCTGCTGTTGTCGAAGATCCCGGATTTCACGGCATCCGCAGAGCGGTGGAGATTTCCGGGGAGAGCTGCTGCTTGGCCGGGTAG
- a CDS encoding pyridoxamine 5'-phosphate oxidase family protein, producing the protein MRRKEFQVEQEEELIEFLGGMSFGFLGTSDEQGQPRVTPLNFVYMEGNFYFHGSHAGGKMKSIRHNQQVCFTVADEYALIPSYFSDPELACPATAYFKSVTAYGQAELVEDAAEKAAVLTHFMQKLQPEGGFAPIDAEDPRYRSRLKGVAVVRIVPEEIAAKFKFGQNLKEEERTAVTQGLKDRNGARDAETIAMMEKYCPFHSNID; encoded by the coding sequence ATGCGCAGAAAAGAATTTCAGGTAGAGCAGGAAGAGGAGCTGATCGAGTTTCTGGGCGGAATGAGCTTTGGTTTTCTCGGTACCAGCGATGAGCAGGGGCAGCCGCGTGTGACGCCGCTGAATTTTGTATATATGGAGGGAAACTTCTATTTCCACGGCAGCCATGCCGGAGGCAAAATGAAGAGCATCCGCCACAATCAGCAGGTATGCTTCACTGTTGCCGACGAATATGCGCTCATTCCCTCCTATTTCAGCGATCCCGAGCTGGCCTGCCCCGCCACCGCCTATTTCAAAAGCGTAACCGCTTATGGACAGGCTGAGCTTGTAGAGGATGCTGCCGAAAAAGCAGCCGTACTTACTCATTTTATGCAAAAACTCCAGCCGGAAGGCGGTTTTGCCCCAATTGATGCCGAAGATCCCAGATACCGTTCACGGCTGAAGGGTGTCGCAGTAGTGCGAATCGTTCCCGAAGAGATCGCGGCCAAGTTCAAATTCGGCCAGAATCTGAAGGAAGAGGAGCGGACCGCCGTTACACAGGGACTGAAGGACAGAAACGGGGCACGTGACGCCGAAACCATTGCCATGATGGAAAAATACTGCCCCTTCCATTCCAATATAGATTGA
- a CDS encoding aminotransferase class I/II-fold pyridoxal phosphate-dependent enzyme translates to MNPLAEQLNDSIKAGNEHVYDMLSNLGKALYYPKEGILSQSAEAAAHAKKYNATIGIATEHGVPMHLGVIQEKLSAYSPKDLYGYAPPAGKPELRTLWREKMLRETPSLEGKSFGNPIATNALTHGLSIVADLFADQGDAVIYPDKNWENYELTFGVRRLSDTVNYPLFTEDMSFNSEGLLDALLAQKDRGKAIVLLNFPNNPTGYTPGIKEGEAIVAAILRAAEEGINVVVVSDDAYFGLFFEDSLKESLFGRLANLHPRVLAVKIDGATKEEFVWGFRVGFITYASDSKEVLAALEQKTMGIIRATISSGPHPSQTFVLDALKSPEFAEQKEEKFQIMKGRANKVKALLDSGKYGDEVWTYYPFNSGYFMCLKLHTVPADALRLHLIHNYGLGTIALGETDLRVAFSCIEEDQLEDLFDMVYAGIRDLEKA, encoded by the coding sequence ATGAATCCATTGGCTGAACAATTGAATGACAGCATCAAGGCAGGCAATGAACATGTGTACGATATGCTCTCCAATCTGGGCAAAGCGCTGTATTATCCCAAGGAGGGCATTCTGAGCCAATCCGCCGAAGCGGCTGCTCATGCCAAGAAATACAACGCAACCATCGGTATTGCCACCGAACATGGTGTACCTATGCACCTCGGCGTTATTCAGGAAAAGCTCTCCGCTTACAGCCCCAAGGATTTGTACGGCTACGCTCCGCCGGCAGGCAAGCCGGAGCTGCGCACCCTGTGGCGGGAAAAAATGCTTCGCGAGACGCCGTCGCTTGAAGGCAAGTCCTTCGGCAACCCTATCGCTACCAATGCCCTGACCCATGGGCTCAGCATCGTTGCCGACCTGTTCGCCGATCAGGGGGATGCCGTCATCTATCCGGACAAAAACTGGGAGAACTACGAGCTGACCTTCGGCGTCCGCCGTCTCAGCGACACCGTGAACTATCCGCTCTTCACGGAAGATATGAGCTTCAACAGCGAAGGGCTGCTGGATGCCCTGCTGGCCCAGAAGGACCGCGGCAAAGCCATTGTGCTGCTTAACTTCCCGAATAACCCTACGGGCTATACTCCCGGCATCAAGGAAGGCGAAGCGATTGTTGCCGCTATTCTGCGCGCAGCGGAAGAAGGCATCAATGTTGTGGTGGTCAGCGATGATGCTTATTTCGGACTCTTTTTCGAGGATTCACTGAAGGAATCCCTGTTTGGCCGTCTGGCTAACCTGCATCCGCGCGTGCTTGCCGTGAAGATTGACGGAGCGACCAAAGAAGAGTTCGTCTGGGGCTTCCGCGTCGGCTTCATCACCTATGCTTCAGACAGCAAGGAAGTGCTCGCTGCCCTGGAGCAGAAGACAATGGGGATTATCCGCGCCACCATCTCCAGCGGACCGCATCCCTCACAGACTTTCGTGCTCGATGCGCTCAAATCGCCGGAATTTGCCGAACAGAAGGAAGAGAAGTTCCAGATTATGAAGGGCCGTGCCAACAAAGTGAAGGCACTGCTGGACAGCGGCAAATACGGCGATGAGGTATGGACCTATTATCCGTTCAACTCCGGGTACTTTATGTGCCTGAAGCTGCACACCGTTCCGGCTGACGCCCTGCGTCTGCACCTGATCCATAACTACGGTCTGGGGACCATTGCCCTGGGTGAGACCGATCTGCGCGTGGCCTTCTCCTGTATTGAAGAAGATCAGCTAGAGGATCTGTTCGATATGGTCTATGCAGGAATCCGCGATCTGGAAAAAGCCTAA